In one Arachis duranensis cultivar V14167 chromosome 9, aradu.V14167.gnm2.J7QH, whole genome shotgun sequence genomic region, the following are encoded:
- the LOC107467119 gene encoding cysteine-rich receptor-like protein kinase 10: MGWNWMRITFNLVPVSLSLLLLLNFATTAKAQGPTYVYNICSDNKTTANSLFKKDINTLFSSLSSNATANAEFFNTTVPGTNSNDTVYGLFMCRGDLSSCGQCVVNATQKLSSDANCSLSKRAIIWYDECMVWYSNNRSILSTMFTRPGVYLSNTGNVSNQESFMKLLFKTMNETAKEAAKSPVLEKKYATKQANISGFQNLYCMAQCTDNLTPRDCASCLTEAITELTPCCGGKQGGRVLFPSCFVRYELYPFYSSNALAPSPSPSAGLVPPPPATNSSNSGGSSGLSSGTIVAIVVPIAVAVLLFVAGVCFLIRRRARKKHDSAQDPQTVTEISSIDSLRFDLSTLEAATKKFSQDNKLGEGGFGEVYKGLLPSGQEVAVKRLSKGSVQGGEEFKNEVELVAKLQHRYLVRLLGFCLQGEEKILVYEYVPNKSLDYILFDPEKQGLLDWTRRYKIIGGIARGIQYLHEDSRLKIIHRDLKPSNILLDEDMNPKIADFGMARLFAVDQTQGNTSRIVGTYGYMSPEYAMHGEFSVKSDVYSFGVLVLEIISGKKISSFYETDADDLVSYAWKLWKEGTPLELMDPTLRKSYTPNEVMRCIHIGLLCVQEDPADRPTMATIMLMLDSYSVTLPVPNQPAFVVHSGTDSNMPKELQFSGATTNVSVQNSVNEMSVSEMDSR; this comes from the exons ATGGGTTGGAATTGGATGAGGATCACCTTCAACCTTGTCCCAGTATCACTATCCCTCCTGCTGCTCCTCAATTTTGCAACCACCGCTAAAGCACAAGGTCCCACTTATGTTTACAATATTTGTTCAGACAACAAGACCACTGCCAACAGCCTCTTCAAAAAGGATATTAACACCctcttctcatctctctcttcCAACGCCACCGCCAACGCTGAATTCTTCAACACCACCGTCCCTGGCACAAACTCCAACGACACGGTCTACGGTCTCTTCATGTGCAGGGGCGACTTATCCTCTTGCGGGCAGTGCGTGGTCAACGCCACACAGAAGCTTTCATCCGATGCAAATTGTTCCTTATCGAAACGAGCCATCATTTGGTACGACGAGTGCATGGTTTGGTATTCCAATAACCGCTCTATCTTGTCCACAATGTTCACGAGGCCCGGCGTTTACCTCTCCAACACGGGGAATGTCTCCAACCAGGAAAGCTTCATGAAGTTATTGTTCAAAACCATGAATGAAACGGCGAAAGAAGCAGCCAAGTCCCCTGTTCTTGAAAAGAAGTACGCTACAAAGCAAGCCAACATATCTGGTTTTCAGAACCTTTATTGTATGGCTCAGTGTACCGATAACCTCACACCACGAGACTGTGCCAGCTGTCTAACTGAGGCCATAACCGAATTAACTCCTTGTTGTGGAGGAAAGCAGGGAGGGAGGGTTCTATTCCCCAGCTGTTTCGTTCGGTATGAGTTGTACCCTTTCTATAGCTCTAATGCTTTGGCTCCTTCGCCTTCTCCGTCGGCAGGGCTAGTTCCTCCTCCACCTGCAACTAATTCATCTAATTCCGGAG GAAGTAGTGGACTATCATCCGGGACTATTGTTGCAATTGTGGTTCCAATTGCAGTGGCTGTGCTACTGTTTGTTGCGGGCGTTTGTTTCTTAATTAGAAGAAGAGCAAGGAAGAAGCATGACTCTGCACAAGATCCACAAA CTGTGACCGAGATCTCTAGCATTGATTCGTTGAGATTTGATTTGAGTACACTTGAAGCAGCCACAAAGAAATTCTCTCAAGATAACAAGCTTGGAGAAGGTGGATTTGGTGAGGTTTACAAG GGCTTGCTTCCAAGTGGACAAGAAGTAGCTGTTAAGAGGCTCTCTAAAGGATCTGTACAAGGTGGAGAAGAATTCAAGAATGAAGTAGAGCTGGTTGCCAAGCTTCAACATAGATATCTAGTCAGGCTTTTGGGATTTTGCTTGCAAGGAGAAGAGAAGATACTTGTATATGAATATGTACCCAACAAAAGCTTGGACTACATTCTTTTCG ATCCTGAGAAACAAGGATTGTTGGATTGGACAAGACGATACAAGATTATTGGAGGCATTGCTCGAGGAATTCAATATCTCCATGAAGATTCTAGACTTAAAATCATACATCGTGATCTTAAACCTAGCAATATATTGTTGGACGAAGATATGAATCCAAAAATTGCAGATTTTGGTATGGCAAGGTTATTTGCGGTTGATCAAACTCAAGGAAATACTAGCAGGATTGTTGGGACATA TGGCTACATGTCCCCGGAGTATGCGATGCACGGAGAGTTCTCGGTTAAGTCTGATGTATACAGTTTTGGAGTCCTTGTTTTGGAGATTATAAGTGGCAAGAAGATCAGCTCTTTCTATGAAACAGATGCTGATGACCTAGTGAGCTAT GCTTGGAAACTTTGGAAGGAAGGGACACCCTTGGAATTGATGGATCCCACGTTGAGAAAATCCTATACTCCAAATGAAGTTATGAGATGCATCCATATTGGTTTACTCTGTGTCCAAGAAGATCCAGCAGATAGACCTACAATGGCAACAATAATGCTTATGCTGGATAGTTATTCTGTTACTCTACCAGTACCTAACCAGCCAGCATTTGTCGTGCACAGCGGAACCGATTCAAACATGCCCAAGGAGCTGCAATTCAGTGGAGCTACAACCAATGTATCAGTGCAAAATTCTGTCAATGAGATGTCAGTTAGCGAAATGGATTCTAGATAA
- the LOC107467120 gene encoding cysteine-rich receptor-like protein kinase 25, protein MIKNSAPIKGIHSFADAIHISFGFLFFPTEAVPLYSSHCCTDSLKFEPNRTFQTNLNLLLSSLTSNATEGSHFYRTRVGSTSPNAVTGLFLCRGDTLSVACHDCIAAAATEIKRRCPVVKEAIVWYDICMLRYSNQSILNNIVPGVDLFDAKNVSVKRV, encoded by the exons ATGATCAAGAATTCTGCACCTATAAAGGGTATCCACTCATTTGCTGATGCAATACA TATTTCATTTGGATTCCTATTCTTTCCAACCGAAGCAGTTCCACTTTACAGTTCTCATTGCTGCACAGACTCTCTCAAATTCGAACCAAACAGAACCTTCCAAACCAACCTCAACCTCCTCCTCTCTTCGCTTACTTCCAACGCCACAGAAGGCAGCCATTTCTACAGGACAAGAGTTGGCAGCACCTCTCCTAACGCTGTCACCGGCCTCTTCCTCTGCCGAGGCGACACGCTCTCCGTAGCTTGCCACGACTGCATAGCGGCCGCCGCCACCGAGATCAAACGGAGGTGCCCCGTTGTGAAAGAGGCCATAGTATGGTACGACATATGCATGCTACGTTACTCCAACCAATCAATCCTGAACAACATAGTACCGGGAGTGGACTTATTCGATGCAAAGAACGTTTCAGTCAAGAgagtatag
- the LOC127741616 gene encoding cysteine-rich receptor-like protein kinase 25 yields the protein MIISITLSYQAIGSLAELKRFNELLANLLNGLASKAANSMEDNKFATGEVNLTSTETLYGLVQCTPDLSLFDCNMCFSSAIASVPNCCDGKRGARVLLPGCNIRYEVYPFYNSTKSLTPSVLQSRHSGRNRVEVVLGCVIPIVAAMVLFTFGICSAMGKQGRDVIKLWKKTIIYS from the exons atgattaTTAGTATTACATTGTCCTATCAG gccattggctccctagcaGAGCTTAAACGGTTCAACGAGTTGCTGGCTAATTTGTTAAACGGTCTTGCATCCAAAGCTGCAAATTCCATGGAGGATAATAAGTTTGCAACAGGGGAAGTAAACCTCACAAGCACAGAGACTCTTTATGGATTGGTGCAGTGTACTCCTGATTTGTCCTTGTTTGATTGCAACATGTGTTTCAGCAGCGCCATTGCTTCTGTTCCGAATTGCTGTGATGGAAAACGAGGAGCGAGGGTGTTGCTTCCAGGGTGCAATATTAGATATGAGGTCTACCCTTTTTACAATAGCACCAAATCACTTACTCCATCGGTTCTTCAATCTCGCCATTCAGGAAGGAATCGTGTTGAAGTAGTTCTAGGATGTGTTATTCCAATTGTTGCTGCTATGGTGCTGTTTACTTTTGGCATATGTTCTGCCATGGGAAAACAAGGAAGAGATGTGATTAAATTGTGGAAGAAAACGATAATATATAGCTAA